From Magnolia sinica isolate HGM2019 chromosome 13, MsV1, whole genome shotgun sequence, one genomic window encodes:
- the LOC131223070 gene encoding NDR1/HIN1-like protein 6, producing the protein MIHTKSESDITSLAPSSPRSPKQPVYYVQSPSRDSHDGDKSSSMHATPIYNSPMESPSHPSYGRHSRASSASRFSGMFRSSSGRKGNRKRNDKGWPECNVIQEEGSYDDLEGERGFSRRCQVLIALLVFILLFTVFSLIIWGASRPYKAEIVVKTLAVSNFNLGAGSDYTGVPTKMVTMNCSLKIGIYNPATLFGIHVSSTPINVIYAEIPMATGQLKKYYQPRKSHRTVSVILQGTKVPLYGAGASLTVSDNAGGKVPLRIEFEIRSRGDVVGKLVRTKHHRYISCAIVMDTTKTKPIKISQNSCTYD; encoded by the exons ATGATTCATACTAAGTCCGAGTCCGACATCACTAGTTTAGCCCCTTCGTCACCAAGGTCTCCAAAGCAGCCCGTTTACTATGTGCAGAGTCCTTCACGGGACTCTCATGATGGCGACAAATCCTCTTCGATGCACGCGACTCCCATCTACAACAGCCCGATGGAGTCACCTTCGCATCCTTCTTACGGACGTCACTCAAGGGCCTCTTCTGCAAGCCGGTTCTCAGGAATGTTTCGGTCCTCATCTGGTCGGAAAGGGAACAGAAAGAGGAATGATAAGGGTTGGCCTGAGTGTAATGTAATTCAAGAGGAGGGCTCTTATGACGATCTCGAGGGAGAGAGGGGATTCTCTCGACGTTGCCAGGTCTTGATTGCCCTTTTGGTTTTCATTCTCCTCTTCACTGTCTTCTCACTTATCATCTGGGGGGCCAGTCGGCCATACAAAGCAGAGATTGTTGTGAAG ACGCTGGCTGTAAGTAACTTCAATTTGGGGGCGGGATCAGACTATACAGGGGTCCCAACAAAGATGGTGACGATGAATTGCTCATTGAAGATAGGCATCTACAATCCAGCTACGCTGTTTGGTATTCATGTCAGCTCCACACCCATCAATGTTATCTATGCAGAAATCCCTATGGCAACCGGACAG CTGAAGAAGTACTACCAACCGAGAAAGAGCCACCGGACTGTGTCTGTGATCCTCCAAGGAACCAAGGTTCCTCTGTATGGTGCAGGAGCTAGCCTAACAGTATCCGACAATGCTGGTGGCAAAGTTCCACTGAGGATTGAGTTTGAGATCCGCTCACGAGGAGATGTAGTGGGAAAGCTGGTGAGAACAAAGCATCACAGGTACATCTCCTGTGCCATTGTCATGGACACTACTAAAACTAAACCCATCAAAATCTCACAGAATTCTTGTACGTATGATTGA